Proteins from one Clostridia bacterium genomic window:
- a CDS encoding GspE/PulE family protein — protein MDRNRKKRLGDMLIDAQKINSEQLSVALDVQKSSGKRLGEVLVTEGFIAQEDIIKLLETQLGIPRIDMKKFVVDQKSVKLVPENIARKHELIAVQNDGVFITVAMSDPLNYFAIDDVKMASGMDVKTVIATRDDILASIERYYGGRAAERAVEDFKKEYRVLEKEAEIISESDISSAPTVRLVNSIIEQAARIGASDIHIEAFEKEVRVRFRVDGVLQEMMRMSKQTLPAIVTRIKILSEMNIAEKRLPQDGRIETQVDSKDIDLRVSTLPTIYGEKVVIRLLNKSAFLYSKEELGLSGEDINKFNRIVSNPYGIILVTGPTGSGKSTTLYSILTELNDTKKNIITVEDPVEYTITGINQVQVNVKAGLTFANGLRSILRQDPNIIMVGEIRDAETAEMAVRSSLTGHLVLSTLHTNDAPGAVTRLVDMGVEPFLVSSSLVGVIAQRLVRKICTSCKEEYTADEWEKRLLMYNYNMDESLALHRGKGCQYCGGSGYKGRIAIFEIMPVTKKHRALIDKRATTDELREFSVREEGMTTLRQNAMKLVLDGVTSVEELLRVTYEQT, from the coding sequence ATGGACAGGAACAGAAAAAAAAGACTTGGGGATATGTTGATTGATGCGCAGAAGATTAATTCTGAGCAGCTTTCTGTTGCCCTTGATGTGCAGAAAAGTTCAGGCAAAAGACTTGGGGAAGTATTGGTAACAGAAGGGTTCATTGCTCAGGAAGATATTATAAAATTGTTGGAGACCCAGCTTGGTATCCCCAGAATAGATATGAAGAAGTTCGTGGTAGATCAAAAATCTGTAAAGCTTGTACCTGAAAATATTGCAAGGAAGCACGAGCTTATAGCGGTCCAGAATGATGGTGTGTTCATAACTGTTGCAATGAGTGATCCCCTGAACTATTTTGCTATTGATGATGTCAAGATGGCATCAGGAATGGATGTAAAAACCGTAATAGCGACTCGTGACGATATATTGGCCTCAATAGAGCGATATTACGGCGGAAGAGCTGCCGAACGAGCTGTAGAGGACTTCAAAAAGGAATATAGGGTTCTTGAAAAGGAAGCTGAGATAATAAGCGAGAGTGATATAAGCAGCGCACCTACTGTAAGGCTTGTCAACTCAATTATTGAGCAGGCTGCAAGAATTGGTGCCAGCGACATACACATTGAGGCTTTCGAAAAGGAAGTCAGAGTAAGGTTCAGGGTCGACGGTGTACTGCAGGAAATGATGAGAATGAGTAAGCAGACTTTGCCTGCAATCGTCACAAGAATTAAGATACTTTCCGAGATGAACATAGCAGAGAAAAGGCTGCCGCAGGATGGCAGGATTGAGACTCAGGTAGACAGCAAGGATATTGACCTGAGAGTATCAACTCTCCCGACTATTTATGGGGAGAAAGTGGTAATAAGGTTATTGAACAAATCAGCATTCCTTTATTCAAAGGAGGAGTTGGGGCTTAGCGGTGAAGATATAAACAAATTCAACAGAATAGTATCTAACCCTTATGGGATAATACTAGTTACAGGTCCTACGGGAAGCGGTAAATCTACTACTTTGTACAGCATATTGACTGAGCTTAACGATACGAAGAAGAATATAATAACGGTTGAAGATCCGGTTGAATATACAATAACGGGAATAAACCAGGTACAGGTAAATGTAAAAGCAGGCCTTACCTTTGCTAATGGTTTGAGATCCATCTTAAGGCAGGATCCGAATATCATAATGGTCGGTGAGATAAGAGATGCAGAGACAGCAGAAATGGCTGTAAGATCTTCACTTACAGGGCATCTTGTACTGTCCACCCTTCACACCAATGATGCTCCGGGTGCAGTTACAAGGCTTGTAGATATGGGTGTTGAGCCTTTTCTTGTATCTTCCTCATTGGTTGGTGTAATAGCTCAAAGACTTGTAAGAAAGATTTGCACCAGCTGCAAGGAGGAATATACAGCTGACGAATGGGAAAAGAGACTCCTAATGTACAATTATAATATGGATGAAAGTCTTGCGCTTCATAGAGGCAAAGGCTGTCAATACTGTGGAGGCAGCGGTTATAAAGGGAGAATAGCTATTTTCGAAATAATGCCTGTCACAAAGAAGCATAGAGCACTTATAGATAAAAGAGCCACAACAGATGAGCTTAGAGAGTTTTCAGTGAGAGAAGAGGGTATGACTACCCTCAGGCAAAACGCTATGAAGCTTGTATTGGACGGAGTTACCAGTGTGGAGGAATTGCTGAGAGTGACATACGAGCAGACATAA
- a CDS encoding type IV pilus twitching motility protein PilT, which translates to MGLKELLSAAIEKKASDLHVTVGVPPMLRINGSLCPYGDLKLFPQDVVTLVEEVLEEKQLKLLDINGDLDTSYSVDGLGRFRFNIFKQRGTFAFVARAIPFTVPDIKELGLPPIVGELANITKGLVLVTGPTGSGKSTTLAAMLDKINNERDVHIITLEDPIEFLHRHNKCIINQREIGCDTKSFAAALRSSLRQDPDIILVGEMRDLDTIATALTAAETGHLVLSTLHTIGAAKTIDRIIDVFPPHQQSQIRVQLSTVLQAVVSQQLIPRTDGKGRVAAAEVMIANPAIRNLIREGKSHQIASSIQTGSKYGMQSMDAAINNLYRRGIITEADALIYALDSELVLKLG; encoded by the coding sequence ATGGGATTAAAAGAGCTTCTAAGTGCCGCAATAGAAAAAAAGGCCTCAGATCTCCATGTTACTGTGGGGGTTCCTCCAATGTTAAGAATAAATGGTTCATTATGCCCTTATGGAGACTTGAAACTGTTCCCTCAGGATGTAGTTACTCTGGTTGAAGAGGTTCTGGAGGAAAAACAGCTGAAGCTGCTGGATATTAACGGCGACTTGGATACATCTTATTCTGTGGACGGGCTGGGAAGATTCAGATTTAATATTTTCAAGCAGAGAGGCACCTTCGCCTTTGTCGCACGAGCAATACCCTTTACAGTACCTGATATTAAAGAGTTAGGGCTTCCACCGATAGTAGGGGAGCTTGCAAATATTACAAAAGGGCTGGTACTTGTCACCGGGCCAACGGGCAGCGGCAAGTCAACAACTCTGGCGGCAATGCTTGATAAGATTAACAATGAGAGAGATGTACACATCATTACTTTAGAAGATCCTATAGAATTTCTTCACAGGCACAATAAGTGCATTATAAATCAAAGGGAAATAGGCTGCGACACCAAGAGCTTCGCAGCTGCATTGAGATCCTCCCTGAGGCAGGACCCTGATATAATACTGGTAGGTGAAATGCGGGATCTGGATACAATAGCTACTGCGCTCACAGCGGCAGAGACAGGCCATTTGGTCTTGTCCACCCTGCACACCATAGGTGCGGCCAAGACAATTGACAGGATAATAGATGTGTTTCCTCCACACCAGCAGTCGCAAATCAGAGTTCAGCTTTCGACGGTGCTGCAGGCGGTTGTATCACAGCAGCTTATACCCAGGACAGACGGAAAGGGGCGGGTTGCTGCGGCTGAAGTAATGATAGCAAACCCTGCTATCAGAAATCTTATTCGCGAGGGTAAGAGCCACCAGATAGCTTCTTCCATTCAGACTGGAAGCAAATATGGGATGCAGTCCATGGACGCAGCAATAAACAATCTTTATAGAAGGGGTATAATTACAGAAGCAGATGCATTAATATATGCTCTGGATTCTGAATTGGTGCTAAAGTTGGGATAG
- a CDS encoding type II secretion system F family protein: MAYFIYRSVDQKGKVIKGSLEAIDKAAALYIIKQKGFIPLEINVDNDFTHWLRKLNYSKVPVKDIAILCRQFATILTAGVTVLSAMDMLRKQTSNKQLRNAIDAAFEDLQKGRTLSQSLRAREGVFPELLVSMIEAGELSGTLDSTMGRMAVHYEKESWITQKVKAAMTYPMVLLSVSVLMVIFMVYFILPNFITLIDTSNGDIPALTKAVMNATEFARTKWYIILGVLIAVVAAFKYITARGNGRRAYHRMLLRVPVLGKVIRRIVASKFTRTLGILLASGISLLSSLESVRNVVGNAIAEEAICNALTAVKNGEGLAAPLEATPIFDTMVVKMIQIGEETGSLDEMLIKTADFFDSEVEAGLTQLMLLIEPIMLVLMGVIVGTIVIAMLLPMYSMLNNIGV, encoded by the coding sequence ATGGCCTACTTTATATACAGGTCGGTTGACCAAAAAGGAAAAGTTATAAAAGGCAGTCTTGAGGCTATTGATAAAGCTGCTGCTTTATATATCATAAAGCAAAAAGGCTTTATCCCATTGGAGATAAATGTCGATAATGACTTTACTCATTGGTTGAGAAAATTGAATTACAGCAAAGTGCCTGTAAAGGATATCGCAATACTGTGCAGACAGTTTGCGACTATCCTGACAGCTGGAGTAACAGTGCTTTCTGCGATGGACATGCTTAGGAAGCAGACCTCCAATAAGCAGCTCCGCAATGCAATTGATGCTGCTTTTGAGGATCTTCAGAAGGGAAGAACTCTGTCTCAGAGTCTAAGAGCCAGAGAAGGCGTTTTCCCTGAGCTTCTTGTAAGCATGATAGAAGCAGGTGAGCTTAGCGGTACATTGGACAGTACGATGGGCAGGATGGCTGTCCATTACGAGAAGGAAAGCTGGATAACCCAAAAGGTAAAGGCAGCTATGACATATCCTATGGTTCTTCTATCAGTATCTGTGCTTATGGTTATTTTTATGGTATATTTCATACTGCCTAATTTCATTACACTAATAGATACTTCAAATGGTGATATTCCTGCACTGACAAAGGCGGTTATGAATGCAACAGAGTTTGCCCGTACCAAATGGTATATAATTTTAGGAGTATTGATTGCAGTTGTTGCAGCTTTCAAGTACATCACAGCAAGAGGGAATGGACGTAGAGCATATCATAGAATGCTGCTCCGTGTTCCTGTCTTAGGCAAGGTAATAAGAAGGATAGTAGCCTCAAAATTCACAAGGACTCTGGGAATTTTACTGGCAAGCGGGATTTCACTGCTGTCCTCTCTGGAGTCGGTAAGAAATGTCGTGGGTAATGCAATTGCAGAAGAAGCAATATGCAATGCATTAACTGCAGTGAAGAACGGTGAGGGATTGGCAGCTCCTCTTGAAGCAACACCGATATTTGATACAATGGTAGTAAAGATGATACAAATCGGTGAGGAAACAGGATCTCTGGATGAAATGCTGATAAAAACGGCAGATTTCTTCGATTCAGAAGTGGAGGCAGGGCTCACTCAGCTTATGCTGCTAATAGAGCCGATAATGCTTGTACTTATGGGAGTTATAGTAGGAACTATAGTAATTGCCATGTTACTGCCAATGTATAGTATGCTGAATAATATAGGAGTTTAG
- a CDS encoding prepilin peptidase, whose amino-acid sequence MSIDAIIVYSYIFFVGCCAGSFYNVCIYRLPRGESLVRPRSHCTSCGHALGFLDLIPVLSYLTLKGRCRYCKSVVSPRYMLVEIICGIMFVGVFHFYFISLKSLLLVTILSIGLIAGFIAFDMQGRSGRRNNNV is encoded by the coding sequence ATGAGTATTGATGCAATAATTGTATATTCTTATATATTCTTTGTTGGGTGCTGCGCGGGAAGCTTTTATAATGTATGCATATACCGTCTTCCAAGGGGGGAGTCCCTTGTGAGGCCAAGGTCACATTGTACAAGCTGCGGTCATGCTCTTGGATTTTTGGATTTGATCCCTGTACTGAGCTATTTGACATTAAAGGGAAGGTGCAGGTACTGTAAATCTGTTGTATCGCCGCGATACATGCTGGTTGAGATTATTTGCGGTATAATGTTTGTAGGAGTTTTTCACTTTTACTTTATATCTCTGAAATCGCTGTTATTAGTTACAATATTGAGTATCGGACTGATTGCGGGCTTTATAGCCTTCGATATGCAAGGCAGGTCCGGTAGGAGGAATAATAATGTTTGA
- the pilM gene encoding pilus assembly protein PilM, which translates to MFDRLYIELENDAMRYIYGSMSRKKVNIRKWGIKNLTEGCFANGRVMDEVEFIKSLSALRKDLKIFRCTVHLTVNDGSFITRPIELPILKEKDIEKHLSLEAEQYLPINKKNFQVDFRVIERRKESDEAGSSVMVSAGPKENIENILKCFDRCRLDAKVIDVYPNNICRLLKNLDEEDFAVIDMGRRSINITIIESKKFYMHTNIPVNMESLFEDYIKDNSIEMNDFRREYFYAGFDALQINKDDILINDSMRDTLSGVVGQVSRYLDYFNSRHFGKTVDNVYVIGENGMLKGLRKSMSDSFNTNVTIGMKPFPLLDSIRGNSFLEAQMGYHSLLGMILRGNSI; encoded by the coding sequence ATGTTTGATAGATTGTACATTGAACTTGAGAATGATGCAATGAGATATATCTATGGTTCCATGTCAAGGAAAAAAGTGAATATAAGGAAATGGGGCATAAAGAACTTGACCGAAGGATGCTTTGCCAATGGCAGGGTAATGGATGAGGTTGAATTTATCAAGAGTCTTTCAGCGCTTAGGAAAGATTTGAAGATATTCCGTTGTACTGTTCATTTGACAGTGAATGATGGAAGCTTTATTACACGGCCTATTGAGCTTCCTATTTTGAAAGAAAAGGATATAGAGAAGCATCTTTCATTGGAAGCAGAGCAATATCTTCCAATTAATAAGAAAAACTTCCAGGTTGATTTCCGAGTTATAGAAAGAAGGAAAGAATCTGATGAAGCAGGAAGCAGCGTCATGGTCTCTGCCGGTCCCAAGGAGAACATAGAGAATATATTAAAATGCTTTGATAGATGCAGGCTAGATGCGAAGGTTATTGACGTGTACCCTAATAATATATGCAGGCTTTTAAAGAATTTGGATGAAGAAGATTTTGCAGTTATAGATATGGGAAGACGGAGCATTAATATAACTATTATAGAAAGTAAAAAATTCTATATGCACACAAATATACCAGTAAATATGGAATCGCTTTTTGAAGATTATATAAAGGACAACTCTATTGAAATGAATGATTTCCGACGTGAATATTTTTATGCAGGCTTTGATGCTTTGCAAATCAATAAAGATGATATTCTAATTAATGACAGCATGAGGGATACTCTTTCGGGCGTTGTAGGGCAAGTCTCACGATACTTGGATTATTTCAATTCCAGGCATTTCGGTAAAACAGTTGACAATGTATATGTAATCGGAGAAAATGGAATGCTGAAAGGCTTGCGAAAAAGCATGAGCGACAGCTTCAATACAAACGTCACTATAGGCATGAAACCCTTTCCCCTACTTGATTCAATCAGAGGAAACTCATTCCTGGAAGCGCAGATGGGCTACCACAGCTTACTTGGAATGATACTGCGGGGTAATAGTATATGA
- a CDS encoding PilN domain-containing protein — protein sequence MRDINLIPKGYLRKKSRPGIIVLCAVSAALILSLMVYLYIVPLNNIRALEQEIKKYDEVVIDYNVLQSKIDKMQENEEIIKKKIEVLDQISSSEVKPSRVFELVNSSLPSDVWLTNVNYTFVNVSVTAVAASAIGATEFYVELNKMGEFKDVELSPITVDENGYNFTIQFSLNTGSDKNEN from the coding sequence ATGAGAGATATAAATCTTATTCCGAAGGGATATTTACGAAAGAAAAGCAGGCCGGGCATTATTGTATTATGTGCTGTTTCTGCGGCATTGATATTATCACTGATGGTATATCTTTATATTGTACCATTAAATAATATCAGAGCATTGGAGCAGGAAATCAAGAAATATGATGAGGTAGTAATTGATTATAATGTTTTGCAGAGTAAGATAGACAAAATGCAAGAGAATGAAGAAATTATAAAAAAGAAGATAGAGGTACTGGATCAAATAAGCTCAAGCGAGGTAAAGCCATCAAGAGTGTTTGAACTGGTGAACAGTTCTTTGCCAAGTGACGTTTGGCTTACTAATGTGAATTATACATTTGTGAACGTTAGTGTGACTGCAGTGGCAGCGAGTGCTATTGGAGCTACCGAGTTTTACGTAGAGCTGAACAAAATGGGTGAATTTAAAGATGTGGAGCTTAGCCCGATAACAGTAGATGAAAATGGCTACAATTTCACGATCCAATTTTCATTAAATACAGGAAGTGATAAGAATGAAAATTAA
- the pilO gene encoding type 4a pilus biogenesis protein PilO — translation MKIKLSVREVLLVSLLAVAVLIYIYMSYLLFPSYTRLAKLNTELILKKQIAIDSDNAKKRLENLDSLLAKSKIRLENMEKKIPYNVRLPELVVNIDSKIASLDMDIQTISIGKPDTANKEYDIIPINVSMEGKYDNIIKFINYIEDNDRKFIIDNFILAPITRAEAMPFDISMRTFVLKDSKEDVIPEPDDYYFFKHNNGKSYPFLNNVQKVSVPEKGIENDIEEMEKKYDKLDDIIDGLKGIIPNNNEIGEGN, via the coding sequence ATGAAAATTAAGTTAAGTGTGAGGGAAGTGCTGCTTGTATCGCTACTTGCTGTTGCAGTGCTGATATATATATATATGAGTTATCTCCTATTCCCCAGCTACACACGTCTCGCAAAGCTCAATACAGAACTGATTCTGAAGAAGCAGATAGCGATAGATAGTGATAATGCCAAGAAGAGACTCGAAAATTTGGACAGCTTGTTGGCAAAGAGCAAAATACGGCTGGAAAATATGGAGAAGAAGATACCATACAATGTAAGATTGCCGGAATTAGTTGTGAATATCGACAGCAAGATAGCCAGCCTTGATATGGACATACAGACAATATCCATTGGAAAACCTGATACTGCTAATAAGGAGTATGACATAATACCTATCAATGTTTCGATGGAAGGCAAGTATGACAATATAATAAAATTTATTAATTATATTGAGGATAATGACAGAAAGTTCATTATAGACAACTTTATATTAGCACCGATAACAAGAGCTGAGGCTATGCCCTTTGATATCTCCATGAGGACTTTTGTACTGAAGGATTCGAAGGAGGATGTAATTCCAGAGCCTGATGACTATTACTTCTTCAAGCACAATAACGGGAAAAGCTATCCATTCCTAAATAACGTTCAAAAGGTCAGTGTACCGGAAAAGGGCATTGAAAACGATATTGAAGAGATGGAAAAGAAATATGATAAATTGGACGATATTATAGATGGGTTAAAAGGAATAATCCCTAATAATAATGAAATCGGAGAGGGAAATTAG
- a CDS encoding A24 family peptidase, whose product MYFLAIAASLVWTTLAFWSVRLLEKKIGSSGAEKRIKFNFATPVFILFIAANMYLAYKKAMLGNALLLDILLLTSVVSSFQDLKYREIEDEVHIIALGAGIVGLIIKGFNPMDSFLGLLVGGGTLLAIAVLTRGGMGGADIKLNAVYGAILGFKLSVLSLFIAFIAGALISVLLIVFRIKGRKDIIPFSPFLSIGALTSFAFGGIIINMYLSLLNG is encoded by the coding sequence ATGTATTTTTTAGCTATAGCAGCAAGCTTAGTATGGACAACACTCGCTTTTTGGTCTGTCAGACTTTTGGAGAAAAAAATAGGCAGCAGCGGTGCGGAAAAAAGAATAAAATTCAACTTTGCCACACCGGTATTCATACTATTTATTGCTGCTAATATGTATTTGGCATACAAAAAAGCAATGCTTGGAAATGCTTTGCTTTTGGACATCTTGCTGTTGACTTCAGTTGTTTCTTCGTTTCAGGATTTGAAATACCGAGAGATAGAAGATGAAGTTCACATTATAGCTTTAGGTGCAGGGATAGTAGGCCTTATAATTAAAGGCTTTAATCCAATGGATTCCTTTCTTGGATTGCTGGTAGGCGGAGGAACTTTGCTTGCAATTGCGGTTTTGACAAGAGGGGGCATGGGGGGAGCAGATATAAAGCTAAATGCGGTATATGGGGCAATATTAGGATTTAAGCTTTCGGTACTTTCCTTGTTTATAGCTTTTATAGCCGGGGCTTTAATTAGCGTACTGCTGATAGTATTCAGAATAAAAGGCAGGAAGGATATCATCCCATTTTCTCCATTTTTATCAATAGGGGCTTTGACTTCTTTCGCTTTTGGCGGGATAATAATAAATATGTACCTTAGCTTACTTAATGGTTAA
- a CDS encoding late competence development ComFB family protein — MYRLKNYMEELVAKKTEDILRLMSICKCEKCKLDIMALALNDLPSKYVVTDMGELFTKLRELEQQSEVDVETSIIKAAIFVGKNPKHNVAE, encoded by the coding sequence ATGTACAGACTGAAAAATTACATGGAAGAACTGGTTGCTAAAAAAACAGAAGACATATTAAGGCTCATGAGCATATGCAAGTGCGAGAAATGCAAGTTGGATATCATGGCACTGGCATTAAATGATCTTCCATCAAAGTATGTGGTTACTGATATGGGAGAGCTTTTCACAAAGCTCAGGGAACTGGAACAGCAGTCCGAAGTTGATGTTGAGACATCGATAATAAAAGCTGCAATATTTGTCGGCAAGAACCCCAAGCATAATGTCGCAGAATAA